A section of the Kribbella sp. HUAS MG21 genome encodes:
- a CDS encoding CYTH domain-containing protein: MKMPIEFEAKVLGIDPEAVADQILTAGGHRLGQRLLRRYVYDLEEGDASRWIRLRDAGGEVTLTVKEIAHDGIDGTTETEVVVGDFETTNVLLGKLGYRPKSYQENRRTSFTLDGAQLEIDHWPGIPPYLEIESHSRAHVVRIARSLGYSEDQLTGENTTKVYTRHGIDLTTIENLRFPD, from the coding sequence ATGAAAATGCCGATCGAGTTCGAGGCGAAGGTGCTGGGGATCGATCCCGAGGCAGTCGCCGACCAGATCCTGACCGCGGGCGGACATCGGCTCGGGCAACGTCTGTTGCGCCGGTACGTCTACGACCTCGAGGAAGGCGACGCATCCCGTTGGATCCGGCTCCGCGACGCCGGCGGCGAGGTCACGCTGACGGTGAAGGAGATCGCGCACGACGGGATCGACGGTACGACGGAGACCGAGGTCGTGGTGGGCGACTTCGAGACCACGAACGTGCTGCTCGGGAAGCTCGGGTACCGGCCGAAGTCGTACCAGGAGAACCGCCGTACCAGCTTCACGCTCGACGGCGCGCAGCTCGAGATCGACCACTGGCCCGGCATCCCGCCGTACCTCGAGATCGAGAGCCACTCCCGCGCCCACGTCGTCCGGATCGCCCGCTCACTCGGCTACTCCGAGGACCAACTCACCGGCGAGAACACCACCAAGGTCTACACCCGCCACGGCATCGACCTGACCACGATCGAGAACCTGCGCTTCCCCGACTGA
- a CDS encoding DUF2530 domain-containing protein encodes MSEDQGAGKESAARKRTDPTSQLARGELVHAEVKPLDLSGIPSVITGIVVWAVAFVVLLFFRGQLKEDGLDWWLWVPAAGFGLGLIGLWYCKRRWTAIQAGHRPETED; translated from the coding sequence GTGAGCGAGGACCAGGGGGCGGGCAAGGAGAGTGCGGCCCGGAAGCGCACCGACCCGACGAGCCAGTTGGCCCGCGGCGAGCTGGTACACGCCGAGGTCAAGCCCTTGGACCTGTCCGGCATCCCGAGCGTGATCACCGGCATCGTGGTCTGGGCGGTCGCGTTCGTCGTACTGCTCTTCTTCCGCGGCCAGTTGAAGGAAGACGGCCTCGACTGGTGGCTCTGGGTCCCCGCCGCCGGCTTCGGCCTCGGCCTCATCGGCCTCTGGTACTGCAAACGCCGCTGGACAGCCATCCAAGCCGGCCACCGCCCCGAAACCGAAGACTGA
- a CDS encoding NCS2 family permease, producing the protein MSSSQAATARPGSGPLDSFFKISERGSTLGREIRGGLVTFFTMAYIVVLNPLIIGSVKDGAGQFVGGGTDPAAAIAKIAVATALVAGVLTILMGLVANFPLALATGLGLNAFVAFSVATKMTWADAMGLVVLEGLIILVLVLTGFRRAVFEAVPLQLKVAISVGIGLFIAFIGVVDAGFVRRPAAPSGPPVELGVAGNLRGWPVLVFVVGLILIITLYARKVKGAILIGILAATVLAVVIESIADIGARTEQNPGGWGLSVPKLPDQWFTTPNLDTIGEFNLFGSFGKIGVVSALLLIFTLMLADFFDTMGTMTAIGAEANLNNADGIPPNSQRILIVDSVAAAAGGAASVSSNTSYIESASGVGEGARTGLASVVTGICFLISMVVAPLVTLVPYEAATPALILVGFLMMTQVKGIDFDDLEVAFPAFLTIILMPFTYSISAGIGAGFVSYVLLKLVRGKARQVHPLMWVVALLFVIYFAIGPLTDWLT; encoded by the coding sequence ATGAGCTCGTCCCAGGCCGCGACGGCCCGCCCCGGTTCCGGTCCCCTCGACTCGTTCTTCAAGATCAGCGAACGCGGATCCACGCTCGGCCGGGAGATCCGCGGCGGGCTGGTCACGTTCTTCACGATGGCCTACATCGTGGTGCTGAACCCGCTGATCATCGGCTCGGTCAAGGACGGCGCCGGCCAGTTCGTCGGCGGCGGGACCGACCCGGCGGCGGCGATCGCGAAGATCGCGGTGGCGACCGCGCTGGTGGCCGGCGTCCTGACGATCCTGATGGGCCTGGTCGCGAACTTCCCGCTCGCGCTGGCCACCGGGCTCGGCCTGAACGCGTTCGTCGCGTTCTCGGTGGCGACCAAGATGACCTGGGCGGACGCGATGGGCCTGGTGGTCCTGGAGGGCCTGATCATCCTGGTGCTGGTGCTCACCGGGTTCCGGCGGGCGGTGTTCGAGGCGGTGCCGTTGCAGCTGAAGGTCGCGATCAGCGTCGGCATCGGCCTGTTCATCGCGTTCATCGGCGTCGTCGACGCGGGCTTCGTACGGCGTCCCGCGGCGCCGTCCGGGCCGCCGGTCGAACTCGGTGTCGCCGGCAACCTCCGCGGCTGGCCGGTGCTGGTGTTCGTGGTCGGCCTGATCCTGATCATCACGCTCTACGCCCGCAAGGTGAAGGGCGCGATCCTGATCGGCATCCTGGCCGCGACCGTGCTCGCGGTCGTCATCGAGTCGATCGCCGACATCGGCGCCCGCACCGAGCAGAACCCCGGCGGCTGGGGCCTGAGCGTGCCGAAGCTCCCGGACCAGTGGTTCACGACGCCGAACCTGGACACCATCGGCGAGTTCAACCTGTTCGGCTCGTTCGGCAAGATCGGCGTGGTGTCGGCGCTGCTGCTGATCTTCACGCTGATGCTCGCGGACTTCTTCGACACGATGGGCACGATGACCGCGATCGGCGCCGAGGCGAACCTGAACAACGCCGACGGCATCCCGCCGAACTCGCAGCGGATCCTGATCGTGGACAGTGTCGCCGCGGCCGCCGGCGGCGCCGCCTCGGTGTCGAGCAACACGTCGTACATCGAATCCGCCTCGGGGGTCGGCGAGGGGGCGCGGACCGGGCTGGCGAGTGTGGTCACCGGGATCTGCTTCCTGATCTCGATGGTGGTCGCGCCGCTGGTCACGCTGGTCCCGTACGAGGCCGCGACGCCGGCGCTGATCCTGGTCGGGTTCCTGATGATGACGCAGGTGAAGGGCATCGACTTCGACGACCTCGAGGTCGCGTTCCCGGCGTTCCTGACGATCATCCTGATGCCGTTCACGTACTCGATCTCGGCCGGCATCGGCGCCGGTTTCGTCTCGTACGTGCTGCTCAAGCTGGTCCGCGGCAAGGCCCGCCAGGTGCACCCGCTGATGTGGGTGGTCGCGCTGCTGTTCGTGATCTACTTCGCGATCGGCCCGCTCACCGACTGGCTCACCTGA
- a CDS encoding MarR family transcriptional regulator, with protein sequence MPEVVAQQVKSDVGLASALRSSTLRLSRQIRRQREPGHDLTANQLSVLGALAKHEAMTIGELAAHEQVKPPSMTRIVTNMEEAGLLVRRPHPTDKRQIMVELTPKADELILANRRRRDEWLQKKLKQLTPEERDILRKAAPVLERLAAR encoded by the coding sequence ATGCCCGAAGTCGTAGCGCAGCAGGTGAAGAGCGACGTCGGGCTGGCGAGTGCCCTGCGGTCGTCGACCCTGCGGCTGTCCCGGCAGATCCGCCGGCAGCGCGAGCCCGGTCACGACCTCACCGCGAACCAGCTCAGCGTGCTCGGCGCGCTGGCCAAGCACGAGGCGATGACGATCGGCGAGCTCGCCGCCCACGAGCAGGTGAAGCCGCCGTCGATGACGCGGATCGTGACGAACATGGAGGAGGCGGGCCTGCTGGTCCGCCGCCCGCACCCGACCGACAAGCGCCAGATCATGGTCGAGCTGACCCCGAAGGCCGACGAGCTGATCCTGGCGAACCGCCGGCGCCGCGACGAGTGGCTGCAGAAGAAACTCAAGCAACTGACTCCCGAGGAGCGCGACATCCTGCGCAAGGCAGCCCCTGTCCTCGAACGGCTGGCGGCTCGATGA
- a CDS encoding MFS transporter, which produces MSPTFRAFKVRNFRLYASGAIVSNVGTWMQRVAQDWLVLELTHSGTALGIVTGLQFLPALLLGPYAGLVADRFPKRQVLTLTQVAMGVVALVLGGLTVSGHVEPWHVYLLALLFGVGTAFDAPARQAFVVEMVGRDELSNAVGLNSASFNAARLIGPGLAGLLINWIGTGPVIMINGFTYAAVIVSLRLMRVGELHTPAPAARDKGMIRDGMRYLWRRPELMMVLVTVFFAGTFGLNFQMTSALMATSAFHKGAGEYGILGSILAIGSLAGALLAARRVRVRARLVIGAALAFGLLEIVSALMPTYLTFALVLPLVGLTSLTMLTAANATMQLSIEPTMRGRVMALYMTVLMGGTPIGSPFIGWIGEVMGARWSLIVGGGLTMLGTIGAVLYFSRRRGLAIRPRLLPRPRLEVLPQTELLGEKAVVDAAPEAPSKKDVGPQVA; this is translated from the coding sequence ATGAGCCCAACCTTCCGCGCGTTCAAGGTCCGTAACTTCCGTCTCTACGCCTCCGGTGCGATCGTCTCGAACGTCGGCACCTGGATGCAGCGGGTCGCCCAGGACTGGCTGGTCCTGGAGCTGACCCATTCCGGTACGGCGCTCGGCATCGTCACCGGCCTGCAGTTCCTCCCCGCCCTGCTGCTCGGTCCGTACGCCGGTCTGGTGGCCGACCGTTTCCCGAAGCGGCAGGTGCTCACGCTGACCCAGGTGGCGATGGGCGTCGTCGCCCTGGTGCTGGGCGGGCTCACCGTCAGCGGGCACGTCGAGCCCTGGCACGTGTACCTGCTGGCGCTGCTGTTCGGTGTGGGTACGGCGTTCGACGCCCCGGCCCGGCAGGCCTTCGTGGTCGAGATGGTCGGCCGCGACGAGCTCTCCAACGCGGTCGGGCTGAACTCGGCCTCGTTCAACGCGGCCCGGCTGATCGGTCCGGGGCTGGCCGGTCTGCTGATCAACTGGATCGGCACCGGCCCGGTGATCATGATCAACGGGTTCACCTACGCCGCCGTGATCGTCTCGCTGCGGCTGATGCGGGTCGGCGAGCTGCACACGCCGGCGCCCGCGGCCCGGGACAAGGGCATGATCCGCGACGGCATGCGGTACCTGTGGCGCCGCCCGGAGCTGATGATGGTGCTGGTCACGGTGTTCTTCGCGGGCACCTTCGGGCTGAACTTCCAGATGACGTCGGCGCTGATGGCGACGAGCGCGTTCCACAAGGGCGCGGGGGAGTACGGCATCCTCGGCTCGATCCTCGCGATCGGCTCGCTGGCCGGCGCGCTGCTGGCGGCCCGCCGGGTCCGGGTCCGCGCCCGGCTGGTGATCGGCGCGGCGCTGGCGTTCGGTCTGCTCGAGATCGTCAGCGCGCTGATGCCGACGTACCTGACGTTCGCGCTGGTGCTGCCGCTGGTCGGCCTGACCTCGCTGACCATGCTTACCGCGGCGAACGCGACCATGCAGTTGAGCATCGAGCCGACGATGCGCGGCCGGGTGATGGCGCTGTACATGACGGTCCTGATGGGCGGTACGCCGATCGGCTCGCCGTTCATCGGGTGGATCGGCGAGGTCATGGGCGCACGCTGGTCGCTGATCGTCGGTGGCGGGTTGACCATGCTCGGCACGATCGGCGCGGTGCTGTACTTCTCCCGCCGGCGCGGCCTCGCGATCCGGCCGCGGCTGCTGCCGCGCCCCCGCCTGGAGGTGCTGCCGCAGACCGAGCTGCTCGGCGAGAAGGCGGTCGTCGACGCGGCCCCCGAGGCTCCGTCCAAGAAGGACGTCGGCCCCCAGGTCGCTTAA